A portion of the Ferrimonas lipolytica genome contains these proteins:
- a CDS encoding mechanosensitive ion channel domain-containing protein, whose amino-acid sequence MQQQLRFNYPLRMAPGNLFLFLLFAVCLTVPAFAADNYDLSEIQEKLAQLQAAPVIDESAVSKLELTLDAVNNLTDWQRQIETLQSTLATYASQNETMQQRLTQLQTIEVSPIPKKKSIAAIDVELANAKAQNTEIVEKLSALSAQRQALLIAQMELPERIVKTTEELKAHREFTFSLAKDSVIDRWYSDSIDDEKKAKLSLYTLQQDSMVQRLEVTKLAIQLNERELKHNDLIIESLQQALLSASEKSGQRMIKRAKQLANDLINLPEQVLMHADAVELLASQYDALSINTVKVRQERQQLESIRQQTTQTLALIKEHIEWLKLSPAFSDAIRFQLRQLPIIDTSPETDLVVAAHMQRFNMATRLSSLSDPNVIATNLIAQYQLDKKQAAALTQVLEMRADLLDTLVSDNDQYIAELTRLEALREQVIDEIAAEKSYLREKQIFLQGRSPLWSAWPESIPALFGTNDFRARLEQVFSSVKSKSNVVISFCILSLLIGLLAHRLKQTDRKLSAIYAESIGNVVKDRFRFTSTLILLGLGYAICAISWLYFPFKYATANNLLIDADDLYHISMALLLAMAAWELVIRFSRENGVFITHFQWRYESVTSLRRLLQKYRWILYLLMLLMALAELFAEEAESTAVRLSYMLLASWLALFSVEFVRSPTIRQGLPLNLNSSVGIAIVLAALVLPYLSAIALTAFGYFYAAWITTYYQQAILLALLTGLFIQHYGFRWLRIEQRRLAYQRAKARREELNNQHELDIEEHELDVDEVSEQSVLVLNVVCLVIVLGLLSAVWANTELAFQWMDSVVVWEVLATSGSIDSVDPVTLKEALSSLLLFVVCLFAARNLPGVLELLVLQHLNLSKGAAYATTQLLRYLVILVGLVVGLSTLGLHWSKLQWLVAALGVGLGFGLQEIFANLVSGLILLFERPVRVGDTITINNLTGTVTKINTRATTIQDWDRKEIVVPNKALITDQLINWSLSDGITRIVIPVGVAYGSDVLAVKRHLVEVASENSELLLEPKPIALFNGFGSSSLEFELRAFLDHLDKLATVRDQLNTAVEQRFRQQGIEIALPQLDIRVKALPNDSNVDNSNG is encoded by the coding sequence ATGCAGCAGCAACTTAGGTTCAATTACCCATTGCGAATGGCCCCAGGTAACCTCTTTCTATTTCTCCTCTTCGCCGTCTGTTTGACGGTTCCGGCGTTTGCTGCCGACAATTACGATTTGAGCGAAATACAAGAAAAATTAGCTCAGTTACAAGCCGCTCCGGTAATCGATGAGTCCGCAGTTTCGAAGCTAGAACTGACCCTAGATGCGGTAAATAACCTCACCGATTGGCAACGACAAATTGAGACTTTGCAAAGCACACTGGCAACCTACGCGTCGCAAAATGAAACGATGCAACAACGACTGACGCAGCTGCAAACTATCGAAGTGTCGCCTATTCCCAAAAAGAAAAGCATCGCTGCTATTGATGTTGAACTGGCTAACGCCAAGGCACAAAACACTGAAATTGTAGAGAAATTGTCGGCACTTAGTGCTCAGCGTCAAGCACTGCTGATAGCACAAATGGAGCTACCAGAACGAATTGTTAAAACCACAGAGGAGTTGAAAGCACACCGAGAATTCACGTTTAGCCTCGCCAAAGATTCAGTGATCGATCGTTGGTACAGCGATTCAATCGATGATGAAAAAAAGGCAAAGTTGTCGCTCTACACCTTGCAGCAGGACTCAATGGTGCAGCGTCTAGAGGTAACCAAGCTGGCGATACAGCTCAATGAAAGGGAACTAAAACACAACGATCTGATTATCGAATCACTACAACAAGCGTTGTTAAGCGCTTCAGAAAAATCTGGTCAGAGGATGATAAAGCGCGCAAAACAGCTGGCCAATGATTTGATTAACCTACCGGAGCAGGTGTTAATGCACGCCGATGCGGTAGAATTATTAGCAAGCCAATATGATGCGCTGAGTATCAATACCGTTAAGGTAAGACAGGAACGGCAGCAATTAGAGTCAATCCGCCAGCAAACGACACAAACGCTAGCGCTTATAAAAGAGCACATTGAATGGCTAAAACTAAGCCCGGCCTTTAGCGACGCAATTCGGTTTCAATTGCGGCAATTACCGATAATTGACACCTCTCCGGAAACGGATCTTGTTGTTGCAGCCCATATGCAACGTTTCAATATGGCGACCCGACTGTCGTCATTAAGTGATCCAAATGTGATCGCTACCAATCTTATTGCGCAATACCAGCTCGACAAAAAACAAGCGGCAGCATTAACGCAGGTTTTGGAGATGCGAGCCGATTTGCTTGACACTCTAGTGAGCGACAACGATCAATACATCGCTGAGTTAACCCGACTAGAAGCGTTACGCGAGCAGGTTATCGATGAAATTGCCGCGGAAAAGTCATATTTGCGAGAAAAGCAGATATTTTTGCAGGGGCGTTCGCCACTTTGGAGTGCGTGGCCTGAATCGATTCCAGCGCTATTCGGCACCAACGATTTTCGGGCCCGGCTTGAGCAGGTCTTTAGCTCGGTAAAGTCCAAGTCAAACGTTGTTATATCTTTCTGTATATTATCACTGCTTATTGGCCTACTGGCACATCGGCTTAAACAGACCGATAGAAAGTTAAGTGCAATTTACGCTGAGAGCATCGGTAATGTCGTTAAAGACCGGTTTCGATTCACTTCAACGCTTATCTTACTTGGACTTGGCTACGCCATTTGTGCCATTAGTTGGCTATATTTTCCGTTCAAATATGCAACGGCAAACAATCTTCTTATTGATGCCGATGATCTCTACCACATCTCAATGGCATTATTGCTTGCGATGGCAGCGTGGGAATTGGTGATTCGATTTAGCCGTGAGAATGGCGTATTCATTACTCACTTTCAGTGGCGCTATGAAAGTGTAACTTCGCTTCGACGACTGTTACAAAAGTATCGTTGGATTTTGTATCTACTAATGTTGCTTATGGCGCTCGCCGAACTGTTCGCTGAGGAAGCTGAAAGTACTGCGGTCCGGCTAAGCTACATGTTACTAGCAAGCTGGTTAGCGCTATTTAGTGTGGAGTTTGTCCGCTCGCCCACCATTCGCCAAGGGTTGCCGTTAAATTTAAATAGCTCCGTCGGCATTGCCATCGTGTTGGCTGCATTGGTTCTGCCCTACCTAAGTGCAATAGCGCTAACCGCGTTCGGGTATTTTTATGCGGCATGGATAACTACCTACTATCAACAAGCAATCTTGTTAGCCCTGTTAACGGGTCTGTTTATTCAACATTACGGCTTTCGTTGGCTTCGTATTGAGCAACGTCGACTTGCCTATCAACGAGCAAAGGCCCGTCGTGAAGAGTTAAATAACCAACACGAATTGGATATCGAGGAGCATGAACTTGACGTTGATGAGGTTAGTGAGCAATCGGTGCTAGTGCTTAACGTTGTTTGCCTCGTTATTGTTTTAGGATTGCTGTCAGCAGTATGGGCCAACACCGAGCTTGCGTTCCAATGGATGGACAGCGTGGTGGTATGGGAGGTTTTGGCAACGTCCGGTAGTATCGACTCAGTCGACCCGGTTACCTTAAAAGAAGCACTGTCTTCATTACTATTGTTTGTCGTGTGTTTGTTTGCCGCTCGTAACTTGCCTGGAGTGCTTGAGCTACTTGTGCTGCAACATCTTAACCTATCGAAGGGCGCTGCTTACGCAACCACCCAACTACTGCGTTATTTGGTCATCTTAGTTGGGTTAGTGGTCGGCCTGTCGACCCTGGGTTTACATTGGTCCAAGTTGCAGTGGCTGGTAGCTGCGCTTGGTGTTGGTTTAGGCTTCGGTTTGCAAGAAATTTTCGCTAATTTGGTGTCCGGATTAATACTTCTGTTTGAGCGTCCGGTTCGTGTTGGCGATACCATTACAATCAATAACCTTACCGGCACCGTGACTAAGATTAATACGCGTGCAACCACAATTCAGGATTGGGATCGTAAGGAAATTGTAGTGCCGAATAAGGCGTTGATAACCGACCAATTGATAAATTGGTCATTGTCTGATGGGATAACCCGCATTGTGATACCCGTTGGCGTGGCATACGGTAGTGACGTCTTAGCGGTCAAACGGCACTTGGTTGAGGTGGCTTCTGAAAACAGTGAATTATTACTTGAGCCAAAGCCCATTGCTCTGTTTAACGGCTTTGGCTCAAGTAGCTTAGAGTTTGAACTACGTGCCTTTTTAGATCACCTCGATAAGCTAGCAACCGTTCGTGACCAACTCAATACCGCAGTAGAGCAACGGTTTCGACAACAGGGAATTGAGATTGCTTTGCCACAACTGGATATCAGGGTTAAAGCCCTACCAAATGACTCCAACGTCGATAATTCGAACGGTTGA
- the ccoN gene encoding cytochrome-c oxidase, cbb3-type subunit I, with amino-acid sequence MNQTLPQTEYNYTVVRQFAIMTVIWGIVGMAVGVFIAAQLIWPELNFNTPWLTYSRLRPLHTNAVIFAFGTSALFATSYYVVQRTCQTRLFADKLAAFTFWGWQAIIVAAAITLPMGLTTSKEYAELEWPIDLAITLVWVCYAIVFFGTLIKRRTSHIYVANWFFGAFIITVAVLHVVNSMAIPVSGMKSYSVYAGAVDAMVQWWYGHNAVGFLLTAGFLGMMYYFVPKQAGRPVYSYRLSIVHFWALIALYIWAGPHHLHYTALPDWAQSLGMVMSLVLFAPSWGGMINGIMTLSGAWHKLRTDPILRFLIVSLSFYGMSTFEGPMMAIKTVNALSHYTDWTIGHVHSGALGWVAMISIGAIYHLIPILFNQPQMFSVRLINIHFWLATIGTVLYIVAMWISGVMQGLMWRAVNADGTLTYSFVEALKASEPFYFVRFVGGVFFLSGMFLMAYNVFKTVRAPQGSIEPNVAVA; translated from the coding sequence ATGAACCAGACTTTACCGCAAACCGAGTACAACTATACGGTTGTACGACAGTTTGCCATCATGACCGTTATTTGGGGTATCGTTGGCATGGCTGTGGGCGTGTTTATCGCTGCCCAACTAATTTGGCCAGAACTCAACTTTAATACTCCGTGGCTAACCTATAGCCGCCTTCGCCCTTTGCACACTAACGCCGTTATCTTTGCCTTTGGTACCAGTGCATTGTTTGCAACGTCCTACTACGTGGTGCAGCGAACCTGTCAAACCCGGTTGTTCGCCGACAAACTGGCGGCATTTACCTTTTGGGGGTGGCAAGCGATTATCGTTGCCGCAGCGATCACGCTGCCTATGGGGTTAACAACCAGCAAAGAATACGCTGAGCTAGAATGGCCAATCGACTTGGCGATTACATTAGTTTGGGTGTGTTATGCCATTGTTTTCTTCGGTACCTTGATAAAGCGTCGAACTAGCCACATCTATGTAGCCAACTGGTTCTTTGGTGCCTTCATTATTACCGTAGCGGTCTTGCACGTTGTTAACTCAATGGCAATTCCGGTTTCCGGGATGAAGTCGTACTCGGTCTATGCCGGAGCTGTTGATGCGATGGTGCAGTGGTGGTACGGCCACAATGCCGTTGGGTTCCTGCTGACCGCTGGCTTCCTCGGAATGATGTACTACTTTGTTCCTAAGCAAGCGGGACGGCCAGTTTACTCCTACCGCCTATCTATTGTTCATTTCTGGGCTTTGATCGCGCTATACATTTGGGCTGGTCCACACCACCTGCATTACACTGCTCTGCCTGACTGGGCTCAGTCGTTAGGAATGGTGATGTCATTGGTGCTGTTTGCACCATCTTGGGGTGGCATGATCAACGGTATTATGACCTTATCTGGTGCCTGGCATAAGCTCCGTACCGACCCAATCCTGCGCTTCTTAATCGTGTCATTGTCGTTCTACGGCATGTCTACCTTTGAAGGGCCGATGATGGCGATTAAGACCGTTAACGCGCTTTCCCACTACACCGATTGGACCATTGGTCACGTACATTCCGGCGCGCTGGGCTGGGTTGCAATGATCTCCATTGGTGCAATCTACCACTTGATTCCTATCTTGTTTAACCAGCCACAGATGTTCTCGGTACGCCTGATCAACATCCACTTCTGGTTAGCGACCATCGGTACCGTACTTTATATCGTTGCGATGTGGATCTCTGGTGTGATGCAAGGTTTGATGTGGCGCGCAGTTAACGCTGACGGCACCCTTACCTACAGCTTCGTCGAAGCATTGAAGGCCTCCGAACCGTTCTACTTCGTTCGTTTCGTCGGCGGTGTGTTCTTCTTGTCTGGCATGTTCTTGATGGCCTACAACGTCTTCAAAACCGTACGTGCTCCACAAGGCTCCATCGAGCCAAACGTAGCAGTGGCTTAA
- the ccoO gene encoding cytochrome-c oxidase, cbb3-type subunit II produces MKFNHEIIEKNVGWMAIMIVIAISFGGIAQIVPLIFQDQTTKPVEGLMPYTALQMEGRDIYIREGCVGCHSQMIRPFRAETERYGHYSVAGESVWEHPFLWGSKRTGPDLARVGGRYSDDWHRVHLIDPRAVVPESNMPGFPWLEENRVDSSDTVAKLKLFRDNFGVPYGSDEELEQDAATLADKTEMDALIAYLQVLGTGLK; encoded by the coding sequence ATGAAATTCAATCACGAAATTATTGAAAAGAACGTTGGCTGGATGGCAATCATGATTGTCATTGCCATCAGTTTCGGTGGTATTGCCCAGATCGTTCCACTTATTTTTCAGGACCAAACCACTAAGCCGGTTGAAGGCTTGATGCCATATACCGCGCTACAGATGGAAGGCCGTGACATCTACATCCGCGAAGGGTGTGTAGGCTGCCACAGCCAGATGATCCGTCCGTTCCGCGCTGAAACTGAGCGATACGGTCACTACAGCGTTGCCGGTGAAAGCGTTTGGGAACACCCGTTCCTTTGGGGTTCTAAGCGTACCGGTCCTGACTTGGCTCGTGTTGGCGGTCGTTACTCCGATGATTGGCACCGAGTTCACCTTATCGATCCCCGTGCCGTTGTACCAGAGTCCAACATGCCCGGTTTCCCTTGGTTAGAGGAAAACCGAGTTGATAGCTCCGACACCGTTGCCAAGTTGAAACTGTTCCGCGATAACTTTGGCGTACCATACGGCAGTGACGAAGAGTTGGAACAGGATGCAGCAACCTTGGCTGATAAGACTGAAATGGACGCACTGATTGCCTACTTACAGGTTCTCGGTACTGGTCTCAAATAA
- a CDS encoding cbb3-type cytochrome c oxidase subunit 3 — MMTIGTFQAYYTLTLFVIMIGIIGWAYSKRNRSSFDEAADLVFADESERTDKE, encoded by the coding sequence ATGATGACTATCGGAACGTTTCAAGCTTATTACACCCTGACGCTGTTCGTAATCATGATCGGCATTATTGGTTGGGCCTACTCTAAGCGAAACCGCAGTAGCTTCGATGAAGCAGCTGATTTGGTGTTTGCCGATGAGTCCGAACGGACTGATAAGGAGTAG
- a CDS encoding FixH family protein: MKVQPWYQQFWPWFLIVLPLCAVSASLYTFYLANTSQFSLVSEDYYKKGKGINQDLSRLRAAKSLGLVFRIDQTGNTIALSQHGGDEIGTALTIRFHHATIAANDFEQVVTADGDGHYRIVTDTPVTGKWRVQIESYDSSWQLKTKITLPLSDSHWLN, encoded by the coding sequence ATGAAAGTACAACCATGGTACCAGCAGTTTTGGCCTTGGTTTCTGATTGTCTTACCATTGTGTGCAGTCAGTGCTTCGCTTTACACCTTCTATCTTGCTAATACTTCCCAGTTCTCACTCGTATCTGAGGATTACTACAAGAAAGGTAAAGGCATCAATCAAGATTTAAGTCGTCTTCGTGCCGCTAAATCATTAGGGTTGGTGTTTCGAATCGATCAAACTGGCAATACCATTGCACTAAGCCAACACGGAGGTGATGAGATAGGTACCGCTCTCACTATTCGCTTCCACCACGCAACCATTGCCGCCAACGACTTTGAACAGGTTGTTACCGCCGACGGTGACGGCCACTACCGCATTGTTACTGATACACCAGTGACCGGAAAATGGCGGGTTCAGATTGAAAGCTACGATTCATCGTGGCAGCTAAAAACAAAAATAACGCTGCCGTTGTCAGACTCTCACTGGTTAAATTAA
- a CDS encoding heavy metal translocating P-type ATPase codes for MSQSCFHCAEPIPANTHFSSDINGTDEAMCCPGCAAVADAIMAAGLTDYYRYRTDAGQRQNVPAELATLAAYDLAEVQQEFVAQNGNFSEVLLSLDGISCAACAWLIEKHLHRIDGISRIDVNTTTQRAVLVWDNNLISLSQVLTEVATIGYRAAPFQLDQQEQENAKQSQTLLLRVGLAGLAAMQVMMLAVALYTGYFYDLEVEYRNYFRWVSLVFATPVVLYSAQPFYFSALRALFSLKVNMDVPVSLAIVLAYGASVAATVSGRGEVYFESVAMFTFFLLLGRLAEQRARRKASEHASNRQKLIPVTASIVTADGVMQVVAKSVQVSNTVRILPGESLPADGVISSGSTEINEAMLTGEERPVAKSIGDTVFAGTVNLGQPFDYQVTAIGAELRINTLVRLQEQAAIDKPAIAQRADEIAAYFVPALLVIAALTYGYWHFVKPADAFWITLSVLVATCPCALALATPAALTCGTNRMMKHGLLVRSARVLETLPKLTTLLFDKTGTLTYGKFSLQHTELLQSDVDQQRIVAIAAALESHSSHPYASAFAPFQTASVVANTNRNVIGQGLIGVVDGVEYRIGRASFADGTDDNYIYLANNSGALARFLVSDSIRNDAASTITELRLRKLNCQMLSGDPNPSSLTVANELNLDSAKHNCSPEQKLDYLKRCRQQGQTVAMFGDGINDGPVLAGADVSVAMGHGTDLAKCHADLILLGDKLQPIIDGIKVAKRTNRVIKQNLLLSLCYNSLIVPLAVSGLVAPYVAAAGMSLSSLVVLANSLRLLKD; via the coding sequence GTGTCGCAAAGCTGTTTTCACTGCGCCGAGCCGATCCCGGCTAACACGCACTTTTCTAGCGATATCAATGGCACTGATGAAGCCATGTGTTGCCCCGGCTGTGCCGCCGTAGCCGATGCTATTATGGCCGCTGGCCTTACCGATTATTATCGATACCGCACCGATGCCGGCCAGCGCCAAAACGTGCCGGCGGAGTTAGCGACACTTGCAGCCTACGATCTGGCTGAAGTTCAACAAGAGTTTGTTGCTCAAAACGGAAATTTTAGTGAAGTGTTGCTAAGCCTCGATGGGATCAGCTGTGCTGCCTGCGCTTGGCTAATCGAAAAGCACCTACATCGGATTGATGGCATTAGTCGGATCGACGTTAATACCACCACACAACGAGCAGTATTGGTGTGGGATAACAATCTGATTTCTCTCTCTCAGGTATTAACTGAAGTCGCCACTATTGGCTACCGCGCCGCGCCGTTTCAACTCGACCAGCAAGAGCAAGAGAACGCCAAGCAAAGTCAAACATTGCTATTACGGGTTGGCCTAGCGGGACTTGCAGCAATGCAGGTGATGATGCTTGCCGTGGCGCTGTATACTGGATATTTCTACGATCTCGAAGTTGAATACCGCAACTATTTTCGGTGGGTCAGCTTGGTGTTTGCCACCCCAGTAGTGTTGTATTCAGCCCAGCCATTTTATTTCAGTGCCCTGCGAGCACTATTCAGCCTAAAAGTGAATATGGACGTGCCGGTGTCGCTCGCCATCGTTTTGGCCTACGGTGCCTCCGTCGCAGCAACGGTCTCCGGCAGAGGCGAGGTCTACTTCGAATCAGTGGCGATGTTCACCTTCTTTTTATTACTTGGGCGCTTAGCGGAACAAAGGGCACGACGTAAAGCATCTGAGCACGCCAGTAACCGCCAAAAGCTGATCCCAGTTACCGCCTCCATTGTTACCGCTGACGGCGTGATGCAGGTTGTGGCGAAAAGCGTTCAGGTCAGCAATACCGTGCGCATCCTACCGGGAGAAAGCCTGCCAGCGGATGGGGTGATCTCTAGCGGTAGCACAGAGATTAATGAAGCGATGTTAACTGGCGAAGAACGCCCAGTCGCCAAATCTATCGGTGATACGGTATTCGCCGGTACCGTTAACCTTGGCCAGCCGTTTGATTATCAGGTCACCGCCATCGGTGCTGAGCTTAGAATCAACACCTTGGTTCGTCTGCAGGAACAAGCGGCAATCGATAAACCTGCTATTGCACAACGTGCTGATGAGATAGCAGCTTATTTTGTACCAGCGTTGCTCGTTATTGCCGCGCTTACCTATGGTTATTGGCATTTCGTTAAACCGGCTGATGCCTTTTGGATAACGCTGTCGGTATTAGTGGCGACCTGCCCATGTGCACTTGCCCTAGCAACACCAGCAGCACTAACCTGTGGTACCAACCGCATGATGAAACACGGCCTGTTAGTCCGAAGTGCTCGAGTTCTTGAAACCTTACCTAAACTTACTACGTTGCTGTTTGATAAAACCGGTACGCTTACCTACGGCAAGTTTTCACTACAACACACTGAGCTATTGCAATCCGATGTCGACCAACAACGTATTGTCGCAATAGCTGCAGCGCTGGAAAGCCATAGTTCTCACCCATATGCTTCCGCGTTTGCGCCATTTCAAACCGCGAGCGTTGTCGCCAATACCAATCGCAATGTCATTGGCCAAGGTTTGATTGGGGTGGTTGATGGTGTTGAATATCGAATCGGCCGTGCCTCTTTTGCCGATGGCACTGACGACAACTATATCTACCTTGCGAATAACAGTGGTGCACTAGCACGGTTCCTTGTCAGCGATAGTATCCGCAACGACGCAGCCTCAACCATTACTGAACTTCGCCTGCGTAAGTTAAACTGCCAAATGCTCTCGGGCGATCCCAACCCGAGTTCACTAACGGTTGCCAACGAACTGAATCTCGATAGTGCCAAGCATAATTGCTCACCGGAGCAAAAACTTGATTATCTCAAGCGCTGTCGTCAACAGGGGCAAACCGTTGCCATGTTTGGCGACGGCATTAACGATGGTCCGGTTTTAGCTGGTGCGGACGTATCGGTTGCAATGGGTCATGGTACCGATTTGGCCAAGTGCCATGCGGATTTGATCCTACTGGGAGACAAATTACAGCCGATTATTGACGGTATTAAGGTAGCTAAACGAACCAATAGAGTGATTAAGCAGAATTTGTTGCTGTCGCTGTGTTACAACAGCCTTATCGTGCCATTGGCAGTGTCTGGTTTGGTGGCGCCCTATGTAGCAGCAGCGGGTATGTCACTTAGTTCATTAGTGGTATTAGCCAACAGTTTGCGGCTTCTTAAGGATTAG
- the ccoS gene encoding cbb3-type cytochrome oxidase assembly protein CcoS → MEIIYLLIPIAMLFVGIAVAVFFWAVRSKQYDDLDRAGSSILFDEDQHKPK, encoded by the coding sequence ATGGAAATCATCTACCTGTTGATCCCTATAGCAATGTTGTTTGTCGGCATCGCGGTGGCAGTATTCTTTTGGGCCGTGCGTTCTAAACAATACGACGATCTCGATCGGGCCGGTTCATCAATTTTGTTTGATGAAGACCAACACAAGCCTAAATAA
- a CDS encoding sulfite exporter TauE/SafE family protein — protein sequence MQQYDFFAALIVGLLGAGHCFGMCGGVVGAFSQALAPAHRLSLQHRITYTLSYNLGRISSYVIAGAVVGLSSSALVTISSTDHVISVLQALAGIMLVLMGLYVAQWLKWLAFVEQLGKPLWQALTPVRQALNVIDSPSKAYAAGMVWGWLPCGLVYSTLTWALASGSAISGAQIMLGFGLGTLPALITMGAASTLIYNLLRKKKLRIISGLVLIAYGAQMAYIALNQFV from the coding sequence ATGCAGCAATATGATTTTTTCGCGGCATTGATTGTCGGTCTGCTCGGTGCTGGCCATTGTTTTGGTATGTGCGGAGGGGTTGTTGGTGCATTCAGTCAGGCGCTTGCACCGGCCCATCGGCTAAGTTTGCAGCATCGAATCACCTATACCCTATCCTATAATCTCGGCCGGATAAGCAGCTATGTGATTGCTGGGGCTGTTGTTGGCTTAAGCAGCAGTGCTCTGGTCACTATCAGTTCAACTGACCACGTAATTAGCGTTTTACAGGCGTTAGCCGGAATCATGCTAGTATTAATGGGCCTATATGTTGCTCAGTGGCTTAAATGGCTGGCGTTTGTCGAGCAATTAGGCAAGCCACTTTGGCAGGCATTGACTCCCGTCCGACAAGCATTAAACGTCATTGACTCGCCATCAAAGGCATACGCTGCCGGTATGGTATGGGGCTGGCTCCCCTGTGGTTTAGTGTACTCAACCCTGACTTGGGCACTGGCATCTGGTAGCGCTATTAGCGGTGCTCAGATTATGCTTGGATTTGGATTGGGAACCTTACCCGCGCTGATCACAATGGGTGCGGCTTCAACCCTAATTTACAACCTCTTGCGGAAGAAAAAACTACGAATAATTAGTGGTTTAGTCTTAATTGCTTATGGTGCGCAAATGGCATATATTGCGCTAAATCAATTTGTTTAA
- a CDS encoding FNR family transcription factor: MTFERTNFRDQLSSKSSEDNKVGLCNEIHCHNCSMKSLCIPFSLNLNDIDDLDSIIERKRPIHKGDLLFQSGQPLKSLYAIRSGSIKSYTITESGEEQITAFHLAGDVIGFDGIHKDCHQSFAQALETAMVCEIPYDTLDALSAESPALRHQMMRLMSHEIVSDQEMILLLSKKNAEQRLAAFLSNLANRFGSRGFSSKEYRLTMTRGDIGNYLGLTVETISRLLGRFQKSGWIDVQGKYIKILDMAVLTKASGQQGNQGS, encoded by the coding sequence ATGACGTTCGAGCGTACTAACTTTAGAGATCAATTGTCCTCTAAAAGCAGTGAAGACAATAAAGTTGGACTCTGTAATGAGATCCATTGCCACAATTGCAGCATGAAATCGCTGTGTATTCCATTCTCGCTTAACCTCAATGATATAGACGATCTCGACTCCATTATCGAGCGTAAACGTCCTATCCATAAAGGCGACTTGCTGTTCCAATCGGGTCAGCCACTCAAGTCACTTTACGCTATCCGTTCTGGCTCAATAAAGTCCTACACCATCACCGAGTCAGGTGAAGAACAGATAACCGCGTTTCATTTAGCTGGCGACGTGATTGGTTTTGACGGGATCCATAAAGACTGTCACCAAAGTTTTGCTCAGGCGCTTGAAACCGCAATGGTGTGCGAAATCCCATACGATACTCTCGATGCACTCTCGGCAGAATCACCGGCACTACGCCATCAAATGATGCGTTTGATGAGTCACGAAATTGTTAGCGATCAAGAGATGATTCTGCTTCTGTCTAAAAAGAATGCCGAACAGCGCCTCGCTGCATTTCTGAGTAACCTAGCTAACCGTTTTGGCAGTCGTGGTTTTTCGAGCAAGGAATACCGCTTGACCATGACCCGCGGTGATATCGGTAACTACCTTGGTCTTACGGTCGAAACCATTAGCCGTTTGTTAGGCCGCTTCCAAAAATCGGGTTGGATTGATGTCCAAGGTAAGTACATTAAGATCCTTGATATGGCTGTGTTAACCAAGGCCTCTGGTCAACAAGGCAATCAAGGCAGCTGA